The Hahella sp. HNIBRBA332 genome window below encodes:
- the ileS gene encoding isoleucine--tRNA ligase, with translation MSDYKHTLNLPQTDFPMRGNLPQREPDMLKRWGDIELYEKIRTEFKGREKFILHDGPPYANGNIHLGHAVNKILKDIIVKSKTVAGYDAPYVPGWDCHGLPIEHKVETMIGRAGDKVGYKEFRQKCREYALEQVAKQREDFIRLGVFGDWFKPYLTLDFKTEADIIRALGKIATSGHLQKGYKPVYWSVVGGSALAEAEVEYKDKTSNSIDVSYPAENEQDVLSAFADASGEGDVSIVIWTTTPWTLPASLAVSLGAEIEYALTQCSVDGRPQRWIVAEKMLESVMSRCGVEDYQVVGRCTGQDLEGKIFHHPFYNRSIPALLGDHVTLDAGTGVVHTAPDHGMEDFAVCNKYGIETVNPLDDRGVYRDNVELFAGEHVYKVDDHVIEVLKERGRLLSHGKITHSYAHCWRTKTPLIYRATPQWFISMDKQGLRDQALAEIKQVRWVPSWGQNRIEAMIEQSPDWCISRQRTWGVPIAFFVHKETQELHPETARLVEEVAKQVEKTGIDAWWDINAEDLLGADAQNYEKVTDTLDVWFDSGVTHSAVLEQREELGQFPADLYLEGSDQHRGWFQSSLKTAVAIKGKAPYRQVLTHGFTVDEKGHKMSKSLGNGIEPQEVMNKLGADILRLWVAATDYSAEMVLSKNILERTADSYRRIRNTSRFLLANINDFDPANDMVAMDDLLALDRWIVDRAWLLQEELKKAYEQYNFVQVYQKVHNFCSVELGSFYLDVIKDRQYTMKLDSLGCRSAQTAQYHVIEALVRWIAPILSFTAEEIWSYIPGQRSESIFLETFYEGLQPLVEGSEMGREYWSRLLRVRTSVNKALEEARNAGKVKGSLTTEVSLFATPEMQRDLSALGEELRFVFITSGASVFGVEEASEANSVATETEGLRVGIRSSEYKKCGRCWHHREDVGAHSSHEDLCGRCIENIDGSGEERKYA, from the coding sequence ATGAGCGACTATAAGCACACCCTTAATCTTCCTCAGACCGATTTCCCCATGCGTGGCAATCTCCCTCAACGTGAGCCGGATATGCTGAAGCGCTGGGGAGATATTGAGCTCTACGAGAAGATTAGAACGGAGTTTAAGGGGCGTGAAAAGTTCATACTGCACGATGGCCCTCCTTACGCCAACGGCAATATTCACTTGGGGCATGCGGTTAACAAAATACTGAAGGACATCATCGTCAAGTCAAAGACTGTGGCGGGTTACGATGCGCCTTATGTTCCTGGCTGGGATTGCCATGGTTTGCCCATTGAGCACAAAGTCGAAACTATGATCGGTCGCGCTGGCGACAAGGTCGGCTATAAAGAATTCAGGCAGAAATGTCGTGAGTATGCTCTGGAGCAGGTGGCCAAGCAGCGGGAAGATTTTATTCGCTTGGGAGTCTTCGGCGACTGGTTCAAACCGTATCTGACGCTTGATTTCAAAACTGAAGCGGACATCATCCGGGCGCTGGGCAAGATTGCGACGAGTGGACACCTTCAGAAAGGATATAAGCCGGTCTACTGGAGTGTTGTTGGCGGCTCCGCCTTAGCGGAAGCAGAGGTTGAATACAAAGATAAGACTTCTAACTCCATTGATGTCAGCTATCCTGCCGAAAATGAGCAAGACGTACTGAGTGCGTTCGCTGACGCATCTGGCGAAGGGGATGTTTCCATCGTTATCTGGACGACTACCCCGTGGACTTTGCCTGCTTCTCTGGCTGTGTCATTGGGAGCGGAGATTGAATACGCGCTGACGCAGTGCAGCGTTGATGGGCGTCCGCAACGTTGGATCGTAGCGGAAAAAATGCTTGAGTCAGTGATGTCTCGCTGCGGCGTTGAAGATTATCAGGTCGTGGGGCGTTGTACTGGGCAGGACCTTGAAGGCAAGATATTCCATCACCCTTTCTATAACCGCAGCATTCCTGCGTTGTTAGGGGATCATGTCACTCTGGATGCAGGCACCGGCGTTGTCCATACCGCTCCTGACCACGGTATGGAAGACTTTGCTGTCTGCAACAAATACGGTATCGAAACTGTTAATCCGCTGGATGACCGCGGCGTGTACCGGGATAACGTTGAGTTATTCGCAGGGGAGCATGTCTACAAAGTCGATGACCATGTAATTGAAGTATTGAAAGAACGCGGGCGCCTGTTAAGCCATGGCAAAATCACCCATAGCTATGCCCATTGCTGGAGAACCAAGACGCCGCTGATTTACCGCGCCACGCCGCAGTGGTTTATAAGCATGGATAAACAAGGGTTGCGTGATCAGGCATTGGCGGAAATCAAGCAGGTGCGTTGGGTTCCATCCTGGGGACAAAACCGCATTGAGGCGATGATTGAGCAGAGTCCGGACTGGTGTATTTCTCGTCAACGTACATGGGGTGTCCCCATCGCTTTCTTTGTGCATAAAGAAACTCAGGAGCTACACCCGGAAACCGCGCGCTTGGTGGAAGAAGTCGCCAAACAAGTTGAGAAAACAGGTATTGACGCATGGTGGGATATCAATGCGGAAGATCTGTTGGGCGCTGATGCGCAGAATTATGAGAAAGTGACGGACACTTTGGATGTGTGGTTTGATTCCGGCGTCACGCATAGTGCGGTTCTGGAGCAGCGGGAAGAGCTGGGGCAGTTCCCTGCGGATCTGTATCTGGAAGGATCTGACCAGCATCGAGGCTGGTTCCAATCTTCTTTGAAAACAGCTGTAGCGATCAAAGGCAAGGCTCCGTATCGGCAGGTCCTCACCCATGGCTTCACCGTGGATGAAAAAGGCCACAAGATGTCTAAGTCCTTGGGTAACGGCATCGAGCCTCAGGAAGTCATGAACAAGCTTGGCGCGGATATTCTACGGCTGTGGGTCGCGGCGACGGATTATAGCGCTGAGATGGTGTTGTCGAAAAATATCCTGGAGCGTACGGCGGACTCTTATCGCCGAATTCGTAATACTTCTCGCTTCCTGCTTGCGAATATCAATGATTTTGATCCTGCCAACGACATGGTGGCGATGGATGATCTGTTGGCGTTAGATCGCTGGATTGTTGATCGCGCCTGGTTGCTGCAGGAAGAACTGAAAAAAGCATACGAGCAGTATAATTTTGTTCAGGTATATCAGAAGGTGCATAACTTCTGTTCCGTAGAACTGGGTAGCTTCTATCTTGATGTCATCAAGGATCGTCAATACACCATGAAGCTGGACAGCCTTGGCTGTCGATCAGCGCAAACTGCGCAATATCATGTCATTGAAGCGCTAGTGCGTTGGATTGCGCCGATCCTGAGCTTCACCGCAGAAGAAATTTGGTCGTACATTCCAGGACAGCGCTCAGAAAGCATCTTCCTCGAAACTTTCTATGAAGGTTTGCAGCCTCTGGTTGAAGGCTCTGAGATGGGGCGCGAGTATTGGAGCCGCCTGTTGCGGGTCAGAACCTCCGTCAACAAGGCGCTTGAAGAAGCGCGTAATGCAGGCAAAGTGAAAGGTTCACTGACAACGGAAGTGTCCTTGTTTGCCACTCCGGAAATGCAGCGTGACCTGAGCGCTTTGGGTGAAGAGTTGCGCTTTGTATTCATTACATCAGGCGCATCTGTTTTCGGCGTGGAAGAGGCGTCTGAAGCCAATTCAGTCGCTACGGAAACGGAAGGTCTGCGTGTGGGTATCAGGAGCTCTGAATATAAGAAGTGCGGCCGCTGCTGGCATCATCGCGAAGATGTTGGCGCTCACTCGTCTCATGAAGATCTGTGTGGGCGTTGTATCGAAAATATCGATGGCTCAGGAGAAGAAAGGAAATATGCCTAA
- the lspA gene encoding signal peptidase II produces MDARISEASQGGGEMQKVNPGMLRWFWLTLAVIVLDLGTKWYVSANMVLGESVPVAPFFSFTLLHNTGAAFSFLADASGWQRWFFIILAAVVSVVLALWLVRLSREERWMACALSLVLGGALGNLYDRAVLGYVVDFLHFFYGGYNFPAFNFADTAITIGAFMIAIDVFRNPSGATEDK; encoded by the coding sequence ATGGATGCGCGGATAAGTGAAGCCAGTCAAGGCGGAGGCGAGATGCAGAAAGTGAATCCGGGAATGCTGCGTTGGTTTTGGCTGACCCTGGCGGTTATCGTTCTTGATCTGGGAACCAAGTGGTATGTGAGCGCCAATATGGTTCTGGGCGAGTCTGTGCCTGTCGCGCCTTTCTTCAGCTTTACGCTGCTGCATAATACCGGCGCGGCGTTCAGCTTTCTGGCGGATGCGTCAGGCTGGCAACGCTGGTTCTTTATCATCCTGGCGGCCGTAGTGAGTGTTGTTTTAGCACTCTGGCTGGTGCGGTTAAGCCGTGAAGAGCGTTGGATGGCCTGCGCTCTCAGTTTGGTGCTCGGGGGGGCTCTAGGCAACCTGTATGATCGGGCTGTATTGGGGTATGTCGTTGACTTCCTGCACTTTTTTTATGGTGGATACAACTTCCCCGCGTTTAACTTTGCCGATACCGCGATTACTATTGGCGCTTTCATGATTGCGATTGATGTATTCCGTAATCCTTCCGGTGCGACGGAAGATAAGTAA
- the fkpB gene encoding FKBP-type peptidyl-prolyl cis-trans isomerase gives MTEMFVGAGTLITLHFELRLESGEVVDSTFSGKPGEFEYGDGALPAGFEELLRGMRAGERKSFSVLPEKGFGMPNPNNVQEFPLDSFPDKESLEVGMVMSFADAAKAELPGVIKQIESGMVTVDFNHPLAGHTLDFEVEILAVKEAQTDKQEGGHEN, from the coding sequence ATGACTGAAATGTTTGTCGGCGCCGGTACGCTTATCACTCTGCATTTTGAGCTGCGTTTAGAGAGTGGGGAAGTTGTTGACTCAACTTTTTCTGGCAAACCGGGTGAATTTGAGTACGGCGACGGCGCGCTGCCCGCAGGCTTTGAAGAGCTGTTAAGAGGGATGCGAGCAGGAGAGCGTAAGAGTTTTTCCGTTCTGCCTGAGAAGGGGTTTGGTATGCCGAATCCCAATAATGTTCAGGAATTTCCATTGGATAGCTTTCCTGACAAGGAAAGCTTGGAAGTGGGAATGGTGATGTCATTTGCTGACGCCGCTAAAGCGGAATTGCCTGGCGTGATTAAGCAGATCGAAAGCGGTATGGTGACAGTGGACTTCAATCACCCGCTTGCAGGCCATACGCTGGACTTCGAGGTAGAAATTTTAGCGGTAAAAGAAGCGCAAACTGACAAACAGGAGGGCGGTCATGAAAATTAA
- the ispH gene encoding 4-hydroxy-3-methylbut-2-enyl diphosphate reductase, translated as MKIKLANPRGFCAGVDRAIEIVNRALDVFGAPIYVRHEVVHNRFVVEGLRTRGAVFVDELDEVPDGALVIFSAHGVSQEVRQEADARGLKVFDATCPLVTKVHMEVMRYSRDGRECILIGHAGHPEVEGTMGQYDSANGGAIYLVEDEEDAGKLIVNDPGNLAYVTQTTLSVDDTARVIDALRQKFPEIKGPRKDDICYATQNRQDAVKELAATCDVVLVVGSVNSSNSNRLRELAERMQTPAYLIDGAHEIQPDWFAGAATIGVTAGASAPEVLVQQVVQRLRELGGEAPAEIAGREENIVFSMPKELRIPAVNQS; from the coding sequence ATGAAAATTAAGTTGGCGAATCCTCGGGGTTTCTGTGCAGGGGTAGACCGCGCTATTGAGATCGTGAACCGGGCTTTAGACGTCTTTGGCGCTCCGATATATGTGCGTCATGAAGTGGTGCATAATCGCTTTGTGGTGGAAGGGCTCAGAACAAGAGGCGCGGTCTTTGTGGATGAGCTTGACGAAGTTCCTGACGGCGCTTTGGTTATTTTTAGCGCTCATGGCGTCTCTCAGGAAGTGCGGCAGGAGGCCGACGCCAGAGGGTTGAAGGTTTTCGACGCGACTTGTCCCTTGGTTACCAAAGTCCATATGGAAGTGATGCGTTACTCCAGAGATGGCCGGGAATGTATCCTGATTGGTCATGCCGGGCACCCTGAAGTAGAAGGCACCATGGGGCAGTACGACAGCGCTAATGGCGGCGCTATCTACTTGGTAGAGGATGAAGAGGATGCTGGCAAGCTCATTGTTAATGATCCCGGCAATCTCGCCTATGTCACCCAAACAACCCTGTCTGTTGATGACACGGCTCGAGTCATCGACGCCCTGCGTCAAAAATTCCCTGAAATCAAAGGTCCGCGTAAAGATGATATCTGCTACGCGACGCAAAATCGCCAGGATGCAGTCAAAGAATTGGCCGCCACATGCGATGTGGTGCTGGTGGTCGGTTCAGTAAACAGCTCAAACTCCAACCGTTTACGGGAGTTGGCTGAACGTATGCAAACTCCTGCGTACCTCATTGATGGCGCCCATGAGATCCAGCCAGACTGGTTCGCCGGAGCCGCCACTATTGGCGTCACTGCAGGCGCCTCCGCCCCAGAGGTGCTGGTGCAGCAGGTTGTTCAAAGACTAAGAGAACTTGGCGGCGAAGCTCCGGCTGAGATAGCTGGACGCGAGGAAAATATCGTATTTTCGATGCCTAAAGAGCTCAGAATTCCCGCCGTTAACCAATCATAA
- a CDS encoding GspH/FimT family pseudopilin has translation MKQKGFTLIELMLVVIITGIVLAFGVPSFQEMIRNHRLTSNTNEIVSALNFARVEAVKRGNNVRLGRRDGASWSGGLVVYISSDDNWDAGEELRLWDGIAGENTVTVSGSATSFVFSGTGEVDKSANVTIDICDDRTGEEGRRITILPSGVIMNAKLNCA, from the coding sequence ATGAAGCAGAAAGGTTTTACATTAATTGAGCTGATGCTGGTGGTGATCATCACCGGAATAGTTTTGGCGTTTGGGGTGCCTTCTTTTCAGGAAATGATAAGAAATCACCGTTTAACCTCAAATACTAATGAGATTGTATCTGCGCTTAACTTTGCAAGAGTGGAAGCTGTGAAAAGAGGTAATAACGTCCGGCTTGGTAGGCGAGATGGTGCGTCATGGAGTGGGGGGCTTGTCGTATATATTAGTAGCGACGACAACTGGGATGCAGGAGAAGAGCTCAGGCTGTGGGACGGTATAGCTGGAGAAAATACGGTGACAGTGTCAGGAAGCGCTACGAGCTTTGTATTTTCCGGCACTGGTGAAGTTGATAAAAGTGCAAATGTCACCATCGACATTTGTGACGACAGAACCGGAGAAGAGGGACGCCGTATCACTATATTACCGTCAGGAGTAATAATGAATGCAAAGCTTAACTGTGCGTAA
- the pilV gene encoding type IV pilus modification protein PilV, giving the protein MQSLTVRNNMIGKRNSQRGFSMMEILVTLLITAIGLLGLASMQMLSLKNVNNSQFRTLATFYAYDMAERMRSNKKGLTTYQSITGSETKPSCSSSCSASDIAKLDAYEWNELIDNLPEGNGSVSKNGDKYEIKIEWSEQVKGGGGGSVEKQSLTLDVSI; this is encoded by the coding sequence ATGCAAAGCTTAACTGTGCGTAACAATATGATTGGGAAAAGAAATAGTCAAAGAGGCTTCTCTATGATGGAAATCCTAGTAACTCTATTGATTACAGCAATAGGTTTATTAGGGTTGGCGTCTATGCAAATGTTAAGCCTTAAGAATGTAAATAATAGTCAGTTTAGAACCCTTGCCACTTTTTATGCATATGATATGGCTGAGCGCATGCGATCGAATAAGAAGGGGCTGACGACTTATCAGTCAATTACTGGATCTGAGACAAAACCATCGTGCTCATCATCCTGTAGTGCATCAGATATCGCCAAGCTTGACGCATATGAATGGAACGAGTTGATCGATAACCTGCCTGAAGGTAATGGGAGTGTCTCCAAAAACGGCGATAAGTATGAAATAAAAATAGAGTGGAGCGAACAGGTTAAAGGAGGCGGTGGCGGTAGCGTAGAAAAACAGTCACTGACTTTAGATGTGTCGATATAG
- a CDS encoding PilW family protein: MSYSFKAKQKGLSLVELMIALALGLMIMLGVLQIFDGNLASSKLQTAFARVQESGRIATEMMARDIRMADNWGCMRDLEKISDHLDKSDKDYANFAPNNPFKSHGVLGKDNVAAGTKINSIEVVAGTDTLTLKGAHSLSSTRVVPPYMTPNAATIHLNKGNKIDIGQIVLITDCNGGDLFSNTAANTKDSGSLVHNTGAISSTDAPNAINNSIKDMSHTYDSTAQILVPVTKSYFVGKNSAGSNSLYRSVDGRASEIIRNVTDLQFKYGVDSNYVTHTENYMDKVVDTYTDAAGEATMDKVISIRFTLTVENDEGIDGDKVTKVFSATANVRNRTL; the protein is encoded by the coding sequence ATGAGTTATAGTTTTAAAGCCAAACAAAAAGGGCTGTCTCTCGTTGAGTTGATGATTGCTTTGGCGTTAGGGCTGATGATTATGCTGGGTGTTCTTCAAATCTTTGATGGAAACCTGGCAAGCTCAAAGTTACAGACTGCGTTTGCACGAGTTCAGGAAAGCGGTCGTATCGCTACTGAAATGATGGCGAGAGATATCCGAATGGCGGACAACTGGGGGTGTATGCGTGATTTGGAAAAAATTAGTGACCACCTCGATAAGTCAGATAAAGATTACGCAAATTTTGCTCCAAATAATCCTTTTAAATCGCATGGTGTATTAGGAAAAGATAACGTGGCTGCTGGTACAAAAATTAATTCAATTGAAGTTGTGGCAGGTACGGATACGCTAACTTTAAAAGGGGCTCACTCGCTATCAAGCACACGAGTTGTTCCTCCCTACATGACTCCAAACGCAGCAACAATTCATCTTAATAAAGGAAACAAAATTGATATTGGACAAATTGTGCTTATAACTGATTGTAATGGTGGGGATCTTTTTTCTAATACGGCGGCTAATACAAAAGATAGTGGAAGTTTGGTGCATAACACTGGGGCTATCTCAAGTACTGACGCGCCAAATGCTATCAATAATTCAATTAAAGATATGTCTCATACATATGATTCTACTGCGCAAATTCTAGTGCCAGTAACAAAGTCATATTTTGTGGGTAAGAACAGTGCAGGCTCAAATTCTCTATATCGATCTGTTGATGGGAGAGCAAGCGAAATTATCAGAAATGTAACTGATCTTCAGTTTAAGTATGGCGTTGACTCAAACTATGTGACGCATACTGAAAATTATATGGACAAAGTAGTTGATACATATACTGACGCAGCTGGTGAAGCGACAATGGATAAAGTTATTTCGATCCGGTTTACCCTAACCGTTGAAAACGATGAAGGCATTGATGGGGATAAGGTAACGAAAGTGTTCTCAGCTACAGCTAATGTAAGAAATAGGACTTTGTAG
- a CDS encoding PilX N-terminal domain-containing pilus assembly protein — protein sequence MMNVYRRQSGAALIVSLIILIVLTVIALQGGRSVVMQEKMTAAVRDGHIALQIAEAGVLDAQVFIQNNVNNLSDYNETGTGGLYSLGTGPIDAWSESVWSDSTKIKTATTSIEGMVAQYYIEYMGRIKTEDDDLGGINLNNYGQTTGEGDVDAFKVVSRSLGKSGNSERIITALFGKRI from the coding sequence ATGATGAATGTTTATAGAAGGCAATCAGGTGCTGCTTTGATCGTTAGTCTTATTATCTTGATTGTATTGACGGTCATTGCACTACAAGGAGGGCGCTCTGTTGTAATGCAGGAAAAGATGACGGCTGCAGTCAGAGATGGGCATATTGCGCTTCAGATTGCTGAGGCGGGCGTACTTGATGCGCAAGTATTCATTCAAAATAATGTGAATAATCTTTCTGATTACAATGAAACTGGTACAGGTGGTTTGTACAGCTTGGGAACTGGACCGATAGATGCGTGGTCTGAAAGTGTTTGGTCTGACTCTACCAAGATTAAGACTGCGACTACATCAATAGAAGGTATGGTGGCGCAATATTACATTGAATATATGGGGCGTATTAAAACGGAAGATGATGACCTCGGAGGGATTAATTTGAATAACTATGGACAAACCACCGGGGAGGGGGATGTTGATGCATTTAAAGTTGTTTCCCGTTCTTTAGGGAAGAGTGGAAATTCTGAGAGGATTATAACGGCTCTTTTTGGTAAGCGCATATAA
- a CDS encoding PilC/PilY family type IV pilus protein: MCDKYFNRFLYSALGFLLVAPSASFATKLGLPDNPLVVSSRLNPNLMMLLDSSGSMQNVVMDAPFDAASFSFKCTGGNVLSETYPIHISIRRSNGLVNIYRNGRDLAFGNGSGQYCFNNSGTYTAELYADYSDDTWYWASSNYGYGEYSGQYLNWYFSNGSGSADYFVSGGVVQKKKPSVKTRVEVMQEAAEALVNSMEDIRVGLAKFDGGAGARVLTNIGDIKSNKTNLINGINSISAGGSTPLAEAFQELGRYFSYGTTNTNITIHPGGVTGKQEEVALTTVFPAEPSFSSGLKAPSNVVQGWCQSNYIMALTDGQPTNDYNDVSSYLRDYDGDCTPANGCNGSGTGSSDRDKKSTTGYTYDPNGSDYMDDVILALYDIDFRTDLSEDATVKEKRTKNNIRTFLIGFAETGLAGDQLMADAAKASNNGTPYNALNSSELAEDFEDIIKTVKSEEAAVGSVAFNSSQLSSDSAVFQAKFTTGTWTGLLQAYPLNGDGSFETETDADGNVSLKVAWEAGALLNSTSASARNIFSYNGNAGVRDGVAFKTFADLGDAMKADLYMGVDIDGDGNSTNDADDAQSLLNYIRGDDSNKGAATNKYRSRSGKLGDLVNSTPVYVGVPQMDWPDNTGVANTKFGTVDKKYSTFKSNTTRDEVLYVGSNDGMLHGFNASLTNTNKGKEVFAYIPEAIASTSGTAGLHYLASQDYVHKFYVDLTPVVNDVFIDPTSPVSSASRDWRTVLIGGLRAGGRGYFALDVTDPSKYSSASNASDIVLWEFTNKDDADLGYTYSTPTIAMMQNGKWAAIFGNGYNSDAEKAKLFIVFIEEGVDGTWSAGDYIKIETDNTLDSNGLSTPRAVDIDGDKVVDRIYAGDLRGNLWAFDVTDASEKNWKLAYSDPLFTAKNAANEEQAITSAPLLALNRNVTTVDANRPNALVLFGTGQFLQPSDLNSTREQSFYAVWDSGKSKISRSDLKARVLTTTGNQREITGADVNYSGATPDYGWYMDLKDSSSASLLGERVVSEPLLRRQVLFFNSIIPSSTDCSFGGTGWLMSVDFDSGKAPTFPVYDANGDGKIDSSDLGKVGERYVEGLPSKSGILGDIQYTPGTKGVIEAREVEIGPGPKEGRLFWEQYFRD; encoded by the coding sequence ATGTGTGATAAATATTTTAATAGATTTCTATATAGCGCCTTGGGATTTTTGCTTGTCGCGCCAAGTGCTTCCTTTGCGACCAAATTGGGTTTGCCGGATAATCCGTTAGTTGTATCTTCGCGGCTAAACCCTAATCTTATGATGCTGCTTGACAGCTCTGGTTCTATGCAGAATGTTGTAATGGACGCGCCTTTTGATGCAGCTAGTTTCAGCTTTAAATGTACAGGCGGGAATGTACTGAGTGAAACTTATCCCATTCATATCTCTATTCGCCGCAGCAATGGCCTTGTTAATATTTATCGGAATGGTAGAGACTTGGCTTTTGGAAATGGGTCTGGTCAGTACTGCTTTAATAACTCTGGGACTTATACAGCGGAGCTCTATGCAGACTACTCTGATGACACTTGGTATTGGGCGAGCAGTAACTATGGTTATGGTGAGTATAGTGGTCAGTATCTGAACTGGTATTTTTCTAATGGCAGTGGAAGCGCAGATTACTTTGTGTCTGGAGGGGTTGTTCAGAAAAAGAAACCATCCGTTAAGACGCGCGTTGAAGTAATGCAGGAGGCGGCTGAAGCCCTCGTTAATTCGATGGAGGATATTCGTGTTGGTTTAGCCAAATTCGATGGAGGCGCTGGAGCTAGAGTTCTGACTAACATCGGTGATATTAAGTCAAATAAGACGAACTTGATAAATGGCATCAACTCTATTAGCGCTGGCGGCTCTACTCCTCTGGCTGAAGCATTTCAAGAGCTTGGACGTTATTTTTCATATGGAACTACGAATACCAATATAACTATCCACCCAGGAGGGGTTACAGGTAAACAAGAGGAAGTTGCTCTTACAACGGTATTTCCAGCAGAGCCGAGTTTTTCAAGCGGCTTGAAGGCCCCGTCGAATGTTGTTCAAGGTTGGTGTCAGTCAAACTACATAATGGCATTAACTGACGGTCAGCCTACCAATGACTACAACGATGTTTCTTCATACCTCCGTGACTATGATGGAGATTGTACTCCAGCTAATGGGTGTAATGGATCGGGTACAGGGAGTAGCGATCGAGACAAAAAAAGTACAACCGGCTATACATATGATCCAAATGGTTCCGACTACATGGATGACGTCATTCTAGCCCTATATGACATTGACTTTCGTACAGATTTGTCAGAGGACGCTACGGTTAAGGAAAAACGGACTAAGAATAATATCCGTACATTCTTAATAGGATTCGCTGAAACTGGTCTGGCAGGCGATCAATTAATGGCTGATGCTGCCAAGGCAAGCAACAATGGCACACCTTATAATGCACTGAATAGCTCAGAGCTTGCGGAGGATTTTGAGGACATTATCAAGACAGTTAAATCTGAGGAAGCTGCTGTTGGCTCTGTTGCTTTCAACTCTAGTCAATTAAGTTCAGATAGTGCAGTTTTTCAGGCGAAGTTTACGACAGGAACCTGGACTGGCTTGCTGCAAGCATATCCTTTGAATGGAGATGGCTCTTTTGAAACTGAGACTGACGCAGATGGGAATGTTTCGCTAAAAGTGGCATGGGAAGCTGGCGCTCTCTTAAACTCTACATCAGCTTCTGCACGTAACATATTCTCTTACAATGGTAATGCCGGAGTGCGCGATGGCGTGGCGTTTAAGACCTTTGCTGACTTAGGTGACGCTATGAAGGCTGACTTATATATGGGCGTTGATATAGATGGCGATGGAAACTCCACAAATGATGCAGATGATGCACAGTCGCTTTTAAATTATATAAGAGGCGATGATTCCAATAAAGGCGCGGCGACTAATAAGTATCGTTCAAGAAGTGGTAAGTTGGGGGATCTCGTAAACTCTACTCCCGTTTATGTTGGTGTTCCTCAAATGGACTGGCCCGATAATACTGGGGTTGCTAATACTAAGTTCGGAACTGTGGACAAGAAGTACTCAACCTTTAAATCCAATACTACGAGAGATGAGGTTCTATACGTAGGCTCAAATGATGGGATGCTGCACGGATTTAATGCTTCACTGACAAATACAAATAAAGGCAAAGAAGTTTTTGCGTACATTCCCGAGGCGATAGCTTCTACATCGGGAACGGCTGGACTGCATTATTTGGCGAGTCAGGATTATGTCCATAAATTTTATGTTGATTTAACTCCAGTAGTAAATGATGTATTTATTGATCCAACTTCGCCTGTGTCAAGCGCTAGTAGAGACTGGCGTACAGTATTAATAGGTGGGCTTCGAGCTGGTGGAAGAGGATATTTTGCTTTGGATGTAACAGATCCTTCTAAATATTCAAGTGCAAGTAATGCTAGTGATATTGTGCTTTGGGAGTTCACCAACAAGGATGACGCTGACCTTGGGTATACATATAGCACCCCCACTATTGCCATGATGCAAAACGGAAAGTGGGCGGCCATATTTGGTAATGGCTACAATAGTGACGCTGAAAAAGCGAAGCTCTTTATTGTATTTATTGAAGAGGGGGTGGATGGCACTTGGAGTGCGGGAGACTACATAAAGATAGAGACTGACAATACACTGGACTCCAATGGATTATCTACCCCACGAGCGGTTGATATAGATGGGGATAAGGTGGTCGATAGAATTTATGCTGGCGACTTACGCGGAAATCTGTGGGCATTTGATGTGACGGATGCTAGCGAAAAAAATTGGAAATTAGCTTATAGCGATCCTCTATTTACCGCTAAAAACGCAGCCAACGAAGAGCAAGCGATTACTAGCGCTCCACTGTTGGCGTTAAATCGTAACGTTACTACAGTTGATGCAAACAGGCCGAACGCGTTGGTTTTGTTTGGTACTGGGCAATTCCTTCAACCATCCGATCTGAACTCTACTCGTGAACAGAGCTTCTATGCTGTTTGGGACTCAGGAAAGTCAAAGATCAGTCGTAGCGATTTGAAGGCGAGAGTTCTAACTACTACTGGAAACCAGCGGGAAATTACAGGGGCGGATGTGAACTATAGTGGGGCTACGCCAGATTATGGCTGGTACATGGACCTTAAAGACTCCTCTTCTGCAAGCCTACTTGGGGAACGGGTTGTTTCGGAGCCGCTATTAAGACGTCAGGTTCTATTCTTTAACAGTATTATTCCTTCAAGCACAGATTGCTCTTTTGGGGGAACTGGCTGGTTGATGTCAGTTGACTTTGATTCTGGGAAAGCGCCCACGTTTCCGGTTTATGACGCAAATGGCGATGGTAAGATTGACTCCTCAGATTTAGGCAAGGTTGGAGAAAGATACGTAGAAGGGTTACCTTCTAAGTCTGGTATCCTTGGAGATATTCAATACACACCCGGAACCAAGGGTGTAATAGAGGCCCGAGAAGTGGAAATAGGACCTGGCCCTAAAGAAGGCCGTTTATTCTGGGAACAATATTTCCGTGACTAA